The Bacillus sp. Y1 genome has a window encoding:
- the dnaN gene encoding DNA polymerase III subunit beta, with amino-acid sequence MRFIIQRDRLVQSVQDVMKAVTSRTTIPILTGIKMVVTEDGVTLTGSDSDISIESFIPKEEAGDELVEIKQTGSIVLQAKFFSEIVKKLPTDTVEIDVQNHFQTVIRSGKSEFNLNGLDAEEYPHLPQIEEQNAFKIRTDLLKVLIRQTVFAVSTSETRPVLTGVNWKVENGELICIATDSHRLALRKAKVDIENDIIYNVVIPGKSLNELSKILDDTNDLVDIVITENQVLFKAKHLLFFSRLLEGNYPDTTRLIPSESKTEVTVNTKEFLQSIDRASLLAREGRNNVVKFSTIEEKVIEVSSNTPEIGKVVEELQAQEITGEELKISFSAKYVMDALKALEGQEIKISFTGAMRPFIIQPLNDDSILQLILPVRTY; translated from the coding sequence ATGCGTTTTATTATCCAAAGGGACCGTTTAGTTCAAAGTGTTCAGGATGTTATGAAAGCAGTAACTAGCCGAACAACTATCCCAATCTTAACCGGTATAAAAATGGTTGTAACTGAAGATGGTGTTACATTAACTGGTAGTGACTCAGACATTTCCATAGAATCATTTATACCTAAAGAAGAAGCTGGTGATGAGCTTGTCGAAATCAAACAAACAGGTTCAATTGTTCTTCAAGCAAAGTTTTTCAGTGAAATCGTAAAGAAATTACCTACAGATACAGTTGAAATAGATGTTCAAAATCATTTTCAAACCGTTATTCGTTCAGGTAAATCTGAATTTAATTTGAATGGTCTTGATGCTGAAGAGTATCCGCACTTACCACAAATTGAAGAACAAAATGCTTTTAAGATCCGTACAGACCTCTTAAAAGTCCTTATTCGTCAAACGGTTTTTGCAGTGTCCACCTCAGAAACACGCCCGGTGTTGACAGGTGTAAACTGGAAGGTCGAAAACGGAGAGTTGATCTGTATTGCAACAGATAGTCACAGATTGGCTTTAAGAAAAGCGAAGGTCGATATTGAGAACGACATAATTTACAATGTAGTTATTCCAGGGAAAAGTTTAAATGAATTGAGTAAAATTCTAGATGATACAAATGACCTAGTTGATATCGTCATAACAGAAAACCAAGTGTTATTTAAAGCTAAGCATTTATTGTTTTTCTCAAGATTGCTTGAAGGAAACTATCCTGATACCACTCGGTTGATTCCGTCAGAAAGTAAGACGGAAGTAACCGTTAATACGAAAGAGTTCTTACAATCCATTGATCGTGCTTCCTTGTTAGCAAGAGAAGGACGAAACAACGTAGTTAAATTTTCAACCATTGAAGAAAAAGTGATAGAGGTGTCCTCTAATACACCAGAAATCGGAAAAGTAGTTGAAGAGCTGCAAGCCCAAGAGATTACTGGTGAAGAGTTGAAAATATCTTTTAGTGCAAAATATGTAATGGACGCATTAAAAGCTTTAGAAGGACAAGAAATAAAAATTAGTTTTACAGGGGCAATGAGGCCGTTTATTATCCAACCTTTGAATGACGATTCTATTCTGCAATTGATTCTACCTGTAAGAACGTATTAA
- the yaaA gene encoding S4 domain-containing protein YaaA, with the protein MREEVKIDTEYITLGQFLKLAGVIDTGGMAKWFLGEYEIFVNSEQDQRRGRKLRAGDVVEIPTIGSYIVM; encoded by the coding sequence TTGAGAGAAGAAGTGAAAATTGACACAGAGTATATTACGTTAGGTCAATTTTTAAAGCTAGCAGGTGTTATAGATACCGGAGGAATGGCAAAGTGGTTCCTGGGTGAATATGAAATATTTGTCAATAGTGAGCAAGATCAAAGGAGAGGTCGAAAGCTTAGAGCTGGAGATGTTGTTGAAATTCCTACCATCGGTTCATACATTGTCATGTAA
- the recF gene encoding DNA replication/repair protein RecF (All proteins in this family for which functions are known are DNA-binding proteins that assist the filamentation of RecA onto DNA for the initiation of recombination or recombinational repair.) has product MYIEHLGLKNYRNYEDLIINFENKVNVILGENAQGKTNVMESIYVLAMAKSHRTSNDKELIRWDEEYATIEGRVKKSHGPLPMQLIISKKGKKAKCNHLEQQKLSQYVGNMNVVMFAPEDLTLVKGSPQVRRRFIDMEIGQVSPIYLHEMGQYQKILQQRNHYLKMLQIKKQSDQTMLDILTEQFIDKAVRIVAKRYEFLRMLQKWAIPIHSGISRGLETLKIEYKPSVDVSEEQDLSKMVEVFTHKFDKIKTREIERGTTLFGPHRDDMLFFVNGRDVQTFGSQGQQRTTALSVKLAEIELIHSEIGEYPILLLDDVLSELDDYRQSHLLNTIQGKVQTFVTTTNVDGIDHQTLKEASTFTVDSGTIKQIL; this is encoded by the coding sequence ATGTATATTGAGCATTTAGGGTTAAAAAATTATCGGAATTACGAAGATTTGATTATTAATTTTGAAAACAAGGTTAATGTCATCTTAGGTGAAAATGCTCAAGGGAAAACAAATGTCATGGAATCCATCTACGTATTAGCCATGGCTAAATCTCATCGAACCTCTAATGATAAAGAACTTATTCGCTGGGATGAAGAATATGCTACAATAGAGGGACGGGTAAAAAAAAGTCACGGACCTCTCCCGATGCAGCTGATTATTTCTAAAAAAGGAAAAAAGGCAAAATGCAATCATCTTGAGCAGCAAAAATTAAGTCAGTATGTAGGGAATATGAATGTGGTTATGTTTGCGCCTGAGGATCTTACCCTTGTTAAGGGAAGTCCGCAGGTTAGAAGGCGATTTATCGATATGGAGATTGGACAAGTATCCCCAATTTACCTTCATGAAATGGGTCAATATCAGAAAATTCTTCAGCAAAGAAACCATTATTTAAAAATGTTGCAGATTAAAAAGCAATCAGACCAAACGATGCTCGATATTTTAACGGAGCAATTTATTGACAAGGCTGTTCGTATCGTAGCCAAACGTTATGAATTCCTCCGAATGCTTCAAAAATGGGCCATTCCTATTCATAGTGGAATTTCTAGAGGACTAGAAACGTTAAAGATTGAGTATAAACCTTCTGTTGATGTATCAGAAGAGCAAGATTTGTCGAAAATGGTAGAAGTATTCACTCATAAATTTGATAAAATAAAAACAAGAGAGATCGAACGGGGAACAACACTGTTTGGCCCTCATCGCGATGATATGCTCTTTTTTGTAAATGGACGTGACGTACAAACGTTTGGTTCTCAAGGCCAGCAACGGACAACTGCATTATCCGTTAAGCTAGCAGAAATTGAACTTATTCATTCGGAGATTGGGGAATACCCTATTTTACTATTAGATGATGTTCTTTCAGAGCTGGATGATTATCGCCAATCTCACTTGTTAAACACCATTCAGGGTAAGGTACAAACATTTGTGACAACAACAAATGTAGATGGAATTGACCATCAAACACTTAAAGAAGCGTCAACCTTTACCGTTGATAGTGGGACGATTAAACAAATCTTATGA
- the remB gene encoding extracellular matrix regulator RemB, translating into MYVHIGEETLVRAIDIVAIISKESVVSSSQMNEFLMHDRLVVVDLSKGGYKSIVITKDKIYYSPLSSGTLKKRS; encoded by the coding sequence ATGTATGTTCATATTGGAGAAGAGACATTGGTTCGAGCAATCGATATCGTTGCTATCATAAGTAAAGAAAGTGTCGTCTCATCATCACAAATGAATGAGTTTTTAATGCATGATCGTTTAGTGGTTGTGGATCTTTCAAAAGGTGGATATAAATCTATCGTGATTACAAAAGACAAAATCTATTATTCACCGTTATCATCTGGAACATTAAAAAAACGCTCTTAA
- the gyrB gene encoding DNA topoisomerase (ATP-hydrolyzing) subunit B, giving the protein MEQKEVQEQSYDENQIQVLEGLEAVRKRPGMYIGSTSVKGLHHLVWEIVDNSIDEALAGFCTEINVVIEKDNSITVIDNGRGIPVGIHEKMGRPAVEVIMTVLHAGGKFGGGGYKVSGGLHGVGASVVNALSTILEVYVHREGKIHYQKFERGVPVADLEVIGETDHTGTTIHFVPDGEIFTETLEYDYETLANRIRELAFLNKGLKITIEDKREENKGNQYYYEGGIKSYVEHLNRSKEVLHEEPIFIEGEKEGITIEVAIQYNDSYTSNIYSFANNIHTHEGGTHESGFKTALTRIINDYARKYGQIKENDSNLSGDDVREGLTAIVSIKHPDPQFEGQTKTKLGNSEVRAATDTIFAEALDKFLLENPTVARKIVEKGLMAARARLAAKKARELTRRKSALEVSSLPGKLADCSSKDPEISEIYIVEGDSAGGSAKQGRDRHFQAILPLRGKILNVEKARLDKILSNNEVRAMITAIGTGIGEDFDLSKARYHKVVIMTDADVDGAHIRTLILTFFYRYMRQILEAGYIYIAQPPLYKVQQGKRIEYAYNDKELDRIFAELPSQPKPNIQRYKGLGEMNPDQLWETTMNPETRTMLQVSLQDAIEADETFEMLMGDKVEPRRNFIEANAQYVKNLDI; this is encoded by the coding sequence ATGGAACAAAAAGAAGTCCAAGAACAATCATATGATGAAAATCAGATACAGGTTCTGGAAGGTCTTGAAGCCGTAAGAAAAAGACCGGGGATGTATATTGGTTCCACAAGTGTCAAAGGACTCCACCATTTAGTTTGGGAAATCGTTGACAATAGTATTGACGAAGCTTTAGCTGGCTTCTGTACAGAGATAAATGTGGTAATTGAAAAGGATAATAGCATTACAGTTATTGATAATGGACGCGGAATTCCAGTCGGTATCCATGAAAAGATGGGAAGACCGGCTGTTGAAGTTATTATGACTGTCCTTCATGCCGGAGGAAAGTTTGGTGGCGGAGGTTACAAAGTTTCTGGAGGACTTCACGGAGTAGGTGCGTCTGTAGTTAATGCGCTATCCACGATATTAGAAGTGTATGTTCACCGTGAAGGGAAAATTCACTACCAGAAATTTGAGCGTGGAGTACCTGTTGCTGACCTAGAAGTGATCGGAGAAACAGACCATACAGGTACGACGATTCACTTTGTCCCAGATGGTGAAATTTTCACTGAGACTCTTGAGTATGATTATGAGACCCTTGCCAATCGTATCCGTGAGCTTGCCTTTTTAAACAAAGGATTAAAAATAACGATTGAAGATAAGCGTGAAGAAAATAAAGGCAACCAATATTACTATGAAGGCGGTATAAAGTCTTATGTAGAGCACTTAAATAGATCAAAGGAAGTTCTACATGAAGAGCCAATCTTTATTGAAGGCGAAAAAGAGGGAATTACCATCGAGGTCGCCATTCAGTACAATGATAGTTATACAAGTAATATTTACTCGTTTGCGAACAATATTCATACCCATGAAGGTGGGACGCATGAATCTGGTTTTAAAACAGCTCTTACGAGAATCATAAACGACTACGCGAGAAAATATGGTCAGATAAAAGAAAACGATTCGAATCTGTCTGGTGATGATGTACGAGAAGGTTTAACAGCTATCGTATCAATTAAACATCCAGATCCACAGTTTGAAGGTCAAACAAAAACGAAGCTTGGTAACTCAGAGGTAAGAGCAGCAACAGATACGATTTTTGCCGAGGCACTGGATAAGTTTCTTCTTGAAAACCCTACAGTTGCTAGGAAAATAGTTGAAAAAGGCTTAATGGCGGCAAGAGCCCGTTTAGCTGCCAAAAAAGCAAGAGAGTTAACACGTCGAAAGAGTGCCCTTGAGGTATCGAGCTTACCTGGTAAGCTTGCTGACTGCTCTTCCAAAGATCCTGAAATAAGTGAGATATATATCGTTGAGGGAGACTCAGCGGGTGGGTCAGCAAAACAAGGCCGTGACCGTCATTTCCAAGCGATTCTTCCACTTAGAGGGAAAATCCTGAACGTAGAAAAAGCAAGATTGGATAAAATCCTTTCAAATAATGAAGTTCGTGCCATGATTACAGCAATTGGAACAGGGATTGGCGAAGACTTTGATCTTTCGAAAGCTCGTTACCATAAAGTTGTAATTATGACGGATGCAGATGTTGACGGTGCGCATATTCGAACACTGATTCTAACATTCTTCTATCGATATATGAGACAAATCTTAGAGGCTGGCTATATTTATATCGCTCAGCCACCGTTATACAAAGTTCAACAAGGGAAACGCATTGAATATGCCTATAACGATAAAGAATTAGACCGTATTTTCGCAGAGCTTCCGAGTCAACCGAAACCTAATATTCAACGTTACAAAGGATTAGGTGAGATGAATCCTGATCAGCTTTGGGAAACAACCATGAACCCAGAGACTAGAACAATGTTACAGGTTAGTCTTCAAGATGCCATTGAAGCCGATGAAACATTCGAAATGCTAATGGGAGATAAAGTGGAGCCACGTCGTAACTTTATCGAAGCAAATGCACAATACGTGAAAAACTTAGATATTTAA
- the gyrA gene encoding DNA gyrase subunit A, producing MKTSFLDYAMSVIVSRALPDVRDGLKPVHRRILYAMHDLGMHSDKPYKKSARIVGDVIGKYHPHGDSAVYETMVRMAQDFNYRYMLVDGHGNFGSVDGDSAAAMRYTESRMSKISMELLRDINKDTIDYQDNYDGEEKEPVVLPARFPNLLVNGTTGIAVGMATNIPPHQLGEVIDGVLAVSKDPEITTGELMEIIPGPDFPTGGLILGRSGIRKAYETGRGSITLRAKVVIEQKANGKEVIIVNEIPYQVNKAKLIEKIAELAREKKIDGITDLRDESDRNGMRIVIEVRKDANANVLLNNLYKQTALQTSFGINTLALVNGQPKVLNLKQCLVYYLDHQKVVIRRRTEFELRKAEARAHILDGLRIALDHLDAVISLIRASQTTDIAREGLMTTFQLSEKQAQAILDMRLQRLTGLEREKIEEEYQNLVKLIAELKEILANEEKVLEIIREELSEIKERFNDNRRTEIVTGGVENIEDEDLIPVENIVISLTHNGYIKRLPVSTYRAQKRGGRGIQGMGTNEDDFVEHLVTTSTHDTILFFTNKGKVYRSKGYEIPEFSRTAKGIPIINLLEVDKGEWVNAIIPVSEFVDDWFLFFTTKEGISKRSPLTSFANIRNNGLIALNLREEDELISVRLTDGSKEIIIGTKNGLLIRFPETDVRSMGRTATGVKGINIDETDEVVGMEVLEENTEILIVTKNGYGKRTPAEEYRIQGRGGKGIKTCNITDKNGSLVAMKAVTGEEDVMLITTGGVLIRMAVSDISTMGRNTQGVRLIRLNESEEEFVATVAMVEKEEEKEEEKEEVIVGEEEESKDFEPGDEE from the coding sequence ATGAAGACTTCATTCCTAGACTATGCGATGAGCGTAATCGTCTCCCGTGCTTTGCCAGATGTTAGAGATGGATTAAAGCCTGTTCACCGTCGTATTCTATATGCCATGCATGACCTTGGAATGCATTCTGACAAGCCATATAAAAAGTCTGCTCGTATTGTTGGGGATGTAATTGGTAAATACCATCCACATGGAGACTCAGCCGTGTATGAAACAATGGTACGTATGGCTCAGGATTTTAACTATCGTTACATGCTTGTTGATGGCCATGGAAACTTTGGATCTGTTGATGGAGATTCAGCGGCAGCCATGCGTTATACAGAATCAAGAATGTCAAAAATCTCAATGGAACTGTTGCGAGATATAAATAAAGACACGATTGATTACCAAGACAACTATGATGGAGAAGAAAAGGAGCCGGTTGTTCTACCTGCTCGATTCCCGAATCTTCTTGTCAATGGAACAACAGGGATTGCAGTTGGAATGGCAACGAATATTCCCCCGCACCAACTGGGTGAAGTCATTGATGGTGTGTTAGCTGTAAGTAAAGACCCTGAGATCACGACTGGAGAGCTCATGGAGATCATTCCTGGTCCCGATTTTCCAACTGGAGGATTAATACTAGGCCGAAGCGGGATCCGAAAGGCTTACGAAACAGGCAGAGGTTCCATTACATTACGAGCAAAGGTTGTTATTGAACAAAAAGCAAATGGCAAGGAAGTTATCATTGTTAATGAAATTCCATACCAGGTAAACAAGGCAAAGCTTATTGAGAAAATTGCAGAGCTAGCTCGTGAGAAAAAAATTGATGGTATCACAGACCTTCGTGATGAATCAGATCGAAATGGTATGCGTATTGTTATTGAGGTTCGTAAGGATGCGAATGCCAATGTATTGTTGAATAATCTTTACAAACAAACGGCTCTACAAACTAGCTTTGGGATTAACACATTAGCTTTAGTTAATGGTCAACCTAAAGTTTTAAACTTAAAGCAGTGTTTAGTGTACTACCTAGATCACCAAAAAGTAGTCATTCGTAGAAGAACAGAATTTGAGTTACGAAAAGCAGAAGCACGAGCTCATATTTTAGATGGTTTACGAATTGCGCTAGATCATTTAGATGCGGTTATTAGCTTAATTCGTGCTTCACAAACAACAGATATTGCACGTGAGGGGTTAATGACTACCTTCCAGCTTTCTGAAAAGCAAGCACAGGCAATTTTAGATATGCGATTACAGCGTTTAACAGGTTTAGAACGTGAAAAAATCGAGGAAGAGTATCAAAACCTTGTGAAGTTAATTGCAGAGCTAAAGGAAATTTTAGCTAATGAAGAGAAGGTTCTTGAAATCATAAGAGAAGAACTATCTGAAATTAAAGAACGCTTCAATGATAACCGTCGTACAGAAATTGTGACAGGTGGAGTGGAAAACATTGAAGATGAGGATTTAATTCCGGTTGAGAACATCGTTATCTCATTAACTCATAACGGATATATCAAACGTCTTCCGGTTTCAACCTATCGTGCCCAGAAGCGTGGAGGTCGTGGAATACAAGGAATGGGTACGAATGAAGATGATTTCGTTGAACATCTTGTGACAACGTCTACTCACGATACAATTCTTTTCTTTACAAACAAGGGGAAAGTGTATCGATCAAAAGGGTATGAAATTCCTGAATTCTCAAGAACAGCAAAAGGAATTCCAATCATCAATCTACTTGAAGTGGATAAAGGAGAATGGGTGAATGCCATTATTCCTGTTTCAGAGTTTGTGGATGACTGGTTCTTGTTCTTTACTACAAAAGAGGGTATTTCTAAGCGTTCTCCACTGACATCGTTTGCGAATATTCGAAACAATGGTTTAATTGCCTTAAACTTACGTGAGGAAGATGAATTGATCTCTGTTCGTCTTACAGATGGCAGTAAAGAAATTATTATTGGAACGAAGAACGGGTTACTTATTCGTTTCCCTGAAACAGATGTTCGTTCTATGGGACGTACTGCAACAGGAGTTAAAGGAATTAACATTGATGAAACAGATGAAGTTGTTGGAATGGAAGTACTTGAAGAGAATACAGAGATATTAATTGTTACAAAGAATGGGTACGGTAAACGTACGCCTGCTGAAGAATATAGAATTCAAGGGCGCGGTGGTAAAGGAATCAAAACATGTAACATTACAGATAAAAACGGAAGCCTAGTTGCGATGAAGGCTGTAACAGGTGAAGAAGATGTAATGTTAATTACTACAGGCGGAGTCTTAATCCGTATGGCGGTTAGTGATATCTCAACAATGGGACGAAATACTCAAGGTGTGAGATTGATCAGATTGAATGAATCAGAAGAAGAATTCGTAGCAACTGTAGCGATGGTTGAAAAGGAAGAAGAAAAAGAGGAAGAAAAAGAGGAAGTCATCGTTGGTGAAGAAGAAGAGTCAAAGGACTTTGAACCAGGGGATGAAGAATAA
- a CDS encoding HD-GYP domain-containing protein, giving the protein MRVLIKEVQEGCILSEDVIGSSGRAIVQKKTVLTSELLEVLKAFLIPELEVEKTLSSGHPFIPNEILLDDEEVRREENEEPRELTFTELFLQASRSFKKEFRSWQSGLPVDVTKVRSIIFPLIEKIDHNQADLFQLHHFSTEEDYLYQHAVAVGLISSFISKKLGFNKGEIVQVALAGTLSDCGMAKLSEGILNKRTPLTQEEYQEVKNHPTYSYRLIQGTPFIREAGKIAIFQHHERMDGSGYPLGEKGQKIHQYAKIIGVADTFHAMTSQRLYRKKQSPFKVLEMMLQDLFGQFDIASIRALQAGIMNISIGSLVKLSNGQEAEILFIDDNAPTRPLVKVLPTAEIIHLQRNRMIFIDEVKIP; this is encoded by the coding sequence GTGCGAGTTCTTATAAAAGAAGTTCAAGAAGGGTGCATTCTTTCTGAAGATGTTATTGGGTCTTCGGGCCGGGCAATTGTCCAAAAGAAAACAGTGTTGACTTCCGAATTGCTTGAAGTATTAAAAGCCTTCTTAATACCTGAATTAGAGGTTGAAAAGACTCTGTCTAGCGGTCATCCTTTTATTCCTAATGAAATACTCTTGGATGACGAAGAAGTGAGACGTGAGGAAAATGAAGAGCCAAGAGAACTTACATTCACAGAACTCTTTCTTCAAGCATCAAGAAGCTTTAAAAAAGAGTTTCGAAGTTGGCAGTCGGGTTTGCCAGTAGATGTAACAAAGGTACGTAGTATTATATTTCCGTTAATCGAAAAAATAGATCACAATCAAGCAGATCTTTTTCAACTACACCACTTTTCAACTGAGGAAGACTATTTATACCAGCATGCGGTTGCAGTTGGATTAATTAGCAGTTTTATTTCTAAGAAACTAGGTTTTAATAAAGGGGAGATTGTTCAGGTTGCTTTGGCTGGAACTTTAAGTGATTGTGGAATGGCAAAGCTTTCTGAAGGAATATTAAATAAAAGAACTCCTCTTACACAAGAGGAGTATCAAGAGGTAAAAAACCACCCGACGTATAGCTATAGACTTATTCAAGGTACACCTTTTATTAGAGAGGCTGGGAAAATCGCCATCTTCCAGCATCATGAGCGAATGGATGGAAGTGGGTATCCATTAGGAGAAAAGGGACAGAAAATCCACCAATATGCAAAAATTATTGGGGTCGCAGACACATTCCATGCAATGACTTCACAACGATTGTATCGAAAAAAACAGTCTCCTTTTAAAGTATTGGAGATGATGCTCCAAGATTTATTTGGACAGTTTGATATTGCCTCCATCCGTGCACTTCAAGCTGGCATTATGAATATTTCAATTGGGAGTTTAGTAAAACTTTCAAATGGACAAGAAGCTGAAATTCTATTTATTGATGATAATGCACCAACAAGGCCACTTGTAAAAGTATTACCTACTGCTGAAATTATTCATTTGCAGAGAAACCGGATGATTTTTATTGATGAAGTAAAGATTCCTTAG
- a CDS encoding YaaC family protein — MIFPYANLNSFSLFFSADSTQHYLKKCYQALELSDAEQKSYENCYPFIYYLEHGQVYYEQARNSPLIIQPILIFYGLVHLLKACILTVDPNYPETTSVLAHGVSTRKRKKQQYHFFQDEVKFQKTGLFPHIGERLFHMKQLEGEKTTMNDLLMQIPELTSLFEELVGKRTFLPVENKASDIYIPETALDTFHMTSDRFTEFFQTKTNGDFISSDSLNESLCFHLAEKQLSSFSILKYNLVDNHFSLSLTKGDLLQYNELLIHYLLLYNLSMIARYETEWWSELVKTMPNKDFPFIQSFLQVSLDKGPFLVYQYLMMKK; from the coding sequence TTGATTTTCCCTTATGCTAATTTGAACTCATTTTCTCTCTTTTTTTCAGCCGATTCGACACAGCATTATTTAAAAAAATGTTATCAAGCTTTAGAGCTTTCAGATGCCGAACAAAAAAGTTATGAGAACTGCTACCCTTTTATTTATTATCTTGAGCATGGACAGGTATATTATGAACAGGCAAGGAACTCACCACTCATCATCCAGCCAATTCTAATCTTCTATGGTCTCGTACACTTATTAAAGGCATGTATTTTAACTGTAGACCCAAATTATCCTGAAACGACCTCTGTACTTGCCCATGGAGTTTCAACTAGGAAGAGAAAAAAGCAGCAATATCATTTTTTTCAGGATGAAGTAAAGTTTCAAAAGACAGGATTGTTTCCTCATATTGGAGAAAGATTGTTTCACATGAAACAATTGGAAGGGGAAAAAACAACAATGAATGATCTCTTAATGCAAATTCCAGAGCTCACTAGTCTTTTTGAAGAGCTCGTAGGAAAGAGAACTTTCTTACCCGTTGAGAATAAAGCATCAGACATTTACATCCCTGAGACAGCTCTTGATACCTTTCATATGACTAGTGATCGATTCACTGAGTTTTTTCAAACAAAAACGAATGGCGATTTCATAAGTAGTGATAGTTTGAATGAGAGTCTTTGTTTTCACTTAGCTGAAAAACAGCTATCATCCTTTTCTATATTAAAATACAATCTGGTAGATAACCATTTCTCCCTTTCTTTGACAAAAGGAGATTTACTTCAATACAATGAATTACTTATTCATTATTTATTGCTGTACAACCTAAGCATGATTGCCCGCTACGAAACTGAGTGGTGGAGTGAACTAGTAAAGACCATGCCGAACAAAGACTTCCCTTTCATTCAATCATTCTTACAAGTCAGCTTAGACAAAGGTCCCTTTCTTGTTTATCAATATTTAATGATGAAGAAATAA
- the guaB gene encoding IMP dehydrogenase has translation MWENKFVKEGLTFDDVLLVPAKSEVLPRDVSLQVHLTEKIKLNIPMISASMDTVTEAEMAIAMARQGGIGIIHKNMSIEQQADQVDKVKRSESGVITDPFFLTPDQQVFDAEHLMGKYRISGVPIVNNDEEQKLVGILTNRDLRFIQDYSIKISDVMTKENLVTAPVGTTLEEAESILQKYKIEKLPLVDSEGVLKGLITIKDIEKVIEFPNSAKDEQGRLLVGAAVGVTTDTMKRAEMLVRAQVDVLVIDTAHGHSKGVIDMVRSIREAFPDIAIIAGNVATAEATRELIEAGADIVKVGIGPGSICTTRVVAGVGVPQITAVYDCATEARKHGKAVIADGGIKYSGDIVKALAAGGHAVMLGSLLAGVTESPGETEIFQGRRFKVYRGMGSVAAMEKGSKDRYFQEDNKKFVPEGIEGRLPYKGPLTDTIYQLVGGLRSGMGYCGTKNLQELRENSQFIRMTGAGLRESHPHDVQITKEAPNYSLS, from the coding sequence ATGTGGGAAAATAAGTTTGTTAAAGAGGGGTTAACCTTCGACGATGTATTGTTAGTGCCTGCAAAATCAGAAGTACTTCCTAGAGATGTGAGCTTACAAGTTCACTTAACAGAAAAAATCAAGCTAAACATTCCAATGATTAGCGCTAGTATGGACACAGTAACAGAAGCAGAGATGGCTATTGCTATGGCGAGACAAGGTGGAATTGGTATTATCCATAAAAATATGTCGATTGAACAGCAAGCCGACCAAGTGGATAAGGTTAAACGTTCAGAAAGTGGAGTTATTACTGATCCTTTCTTTTTGACTCCTGATCAACAAGTGTTTGATGCCGAACATCTTATGGGGAAATACCGAATTTCAGGTGTTCCAATCGTAAATAATGATGAGGAGCAAAAGTTAGTTGGAATTCTAACGAATCGTGATTTACGCTTCATCCAAGACTACTCGATAAAAATTTCGGATGTAATGACAAAAGAAAACTTAGTTACAGCTCCTGTGGGAACAACATTAGAAGAAGCTGAAAGCATTTTACAAAAGTATAAAATTGAAAAGCTTCCACTGGTTGACAGTGAAGGAGTTCTTAAAGGATTAATTACAATCAAAGATATTGAAAAAGTAATCGAGTTCCCTAATTCTGCAAAAGATGAGCAAGGCCGTTTATTGGTTGGTGCAGCAGTAGGTGTAACAACGGATACAATGAAACGCGCTGAGATGCTTGTAAGAGCTCAAGTAGATGTACTAGTTATAGATACGGCACATGGTCACTCTAAAGGCGTTATTGACATGGTTAGATCCATTAGAGAGGCATTCCCTGATATCGCTATTATTGCAGGTAATGTAGCTACAGCAGAAGCAACAAGAGAGCTTATTGAAGCAGGTGCAGATATCGTGAAAGTAGGTATTGGACCAGGTTCTATCTGTACAACAAGGGTAGTTGCAGGTGTAGGTGTACCGCAAATCACAGCTGTATACGATTGTGCAACAGAAGCTAGAAAGCACGGGAAAGCAGTTATCGCTGATGGAGGAATTAAATACTCTGGAGATATTGTTAAAGCTTTAGCAGCTGGTGGACATGCTGTTATGCTCGGAAGCTTATTAGCTGGTGTGACAGAAAGCCCAGGAGAAACAGAAATCTTCCAAGGCAGACGTTTCAAAGTCTATCGTGGTATGGGTTCAGTAGCAGCAATGGAAAAGGGGTCGAAGGATCGTTATTTCCAAGAAGACAATAAAAAGTTTGTTCCAGAGGGAATTGAAGGACGACTTCCATACAAGGGACCATTAACAGATACTATCTACCAATTGGTTGGTGGATTACGTTCTGGAATGGGGTATTGTGGAACAAAGAATTTACAGGAACTAAGAGAAAACTCACAGTTTATTCGAATGACAGGAGCAGGTCTTCGTGAAAGTCATCCACATGATGTTCAAATCACGAAAGAAGCACCTAACTATTCACTTTCTTAA